From the genome of Chionomys nivalis chromosome 19, mChiNiv1.1, whole genome shotgun sequence, one region includes:
- the Spdef gene encoding SAM pointed domain-containing Ets transcription factor: MGSASPGLSVVSPGCLLLSPDVALRTGVEKAAVETVGPEKREWSPSPPATPEQGLSAFYLSCFNMYPEDGSWVAKVPAASAREEPLEEPEQCPVIDSQASGSSLDEHSLEQVQSMVVGEVLKDIETACKLLNITADPGDWSPGNVQKWLLWTEHQYRLPPAGKAFQELGGKELCAMSEEQFRQRAPLGGDVLHAHLDIWKSAAWMKERTSPGALHYCASTSEEGWTDGEVDSSCSGQPIHLWQFLKELLLKPHSYGRFIRWLNKEKGIFKIEDSAQVARLWGVRKNRPAMNYDKLSRSIRQYYKKGIIRKPDISQRLVYQFVHPV; the protein is encoded by the exons ATGGGCAGCGCCAGTCCGGGCCTGAGCGTCGTGTCCCCTGGTTGCCTGCTGCTGTCCCCAGATGTGGCACTGCGGACAGGTGTGGAGAAGGCAGCAGTGGAAACAGTGGGTCCTGAGAAGCGGGAATGGAGCCCCAGCCCACCAGCCACCCCTGAGCAGGGCCTGTCTGCCTTCTACCTCTCCTGCTTCAACATGTACCCCGAGGATGGCAGCTGGGTAGCCAAGGTCCCCGCGGCCAGTGCCAGGGAGGAACCGCTGGAGGAGCCTGAGCAGTGTCCGGTCATCGACAGCCAGGCCTCTGGGAGCAGCCTGGATGAGCACTCACTAGAGCAGGTGCAGTCCATGGTGGTGGGTGAGGTCCTGAAGGACATCGAGACAGCGTGCAAGCTACTCAACATCACAGCAG ACCCTGGGGACTGGAGCCCTGGTAATGTGCAGAAGTGGCTGCTGTGGACGGAGCACCAGTACCGGCTACCTCCAGCAGGCAAGGCCTTCCAGGAGCTGGGCGGCAAGGAGCTGTGTGCCATGTCGGAGGAGCAGTTCCGCCAGCGTGCGCCCTTGGGTGGGGACGTGCTGCATGCCCACCTGGACATCTGGAAGTCAG CGGCCTGGATGAAGGAGAGGACCTCGCCCGGGGCCCTTCACTACTGCG CCTCCACCAGCGAGGAGGGATGGACAGACGGCGAGGTGGATTCATCGTGCTCCGGGCAACCCATCCACCTGTGGCAGTTCCTCAAGGAGCTGCTGCTCAAGCCCCACAGCTACGGCCGCTTCATCCGCTGGCTCAACAAGGAGAAAG GCATCTTCAAAATTGAGGACTCTGCCCAGGTGGCCCGGCTGTGGGGTGTACGCAAGAACCGGCCGGCCATGAACTACGATAAGCTAAGTCGCTCCATCCGCCAGTATTACAAAAAGGGGATCATCCGCAAACCCGACATCTCTCAGCGCTTGGTCTACCAGTTCGTACATCCCGTCTGA
- the Pacsin1 gene encoding protein kinase C and casein kinase substrate in neurons protein 1, translated as MSGSYDEASDEVTDSFWEVGNYKRTVKRIDDGHRLCNDLMSCVQERAKIEKAYAQQLTDWAKRWRQLIEKGPQYGSLERAWGAMMTEADKVSELHQEVKNSLLNEDLEKVKNWQKDAYHKQIMGGFKETKEAEDGFRKAQKPWAKKMKELEAAKKAYHLACKEEKLAMTREMNSKTEQSVTPEQQKKLLDKVDKCRQDVQKTQEKYEKVLEDVGKTTPQYMEGMEQVFEQCQQFEEKRLVFLKEVLLDIKRHLNLAENSSYTHVYRELEQAIRGADAQEDLRWFRSTSGPGMPMNWPQFEEWNPDLPHTTAKKEKPPKKAEGATLSNATGAVESTSQAGDRGSVSSYDRGQPYAAEWSDDESGNPFGGNEANGGANPFEDDAKGVRVRALYDYDGQEQDELSFKAGDELTKLGEEDEQGWCRGRLDSGQLGLYPANYVEAI; from the exons ATGTCTGGTTCCTACGATGAAGCCTCGGACGAGGTCACAGACAGCTTCTGGGAG GTGGGGAACTACAAGCGGACGGTGAAACGCATTGACGATGGTCACCGCCTGTGCAACGACCTCATGAGCTGCGTGCAGGAGCGCGCCAAGATCGAGAAAGCCTATGCGCAGCAGCTCACCGACTGGGCCAAGCGCTGGCGCCAGCTCATCGAGAAAG GTCCACAGTATGGCAGTCTGGAGCGGGCCTGGGGAGCCATGATGACAGAGGCAGATAAGGTGAGCGAGCTGCACCAGGAGGTGAAGAACAGCCTGCTGAACGAGGACCTGGAGAAGGTCAAGAACTGGCAGAAGGACGCCTACCACAAGCAGATCATGGGTGGCTTCAAGGAGACCAAGGAGGCAGAGGATGGCTTCCGCAAGGCCCAGAAGCCCTGGGCCAAGAAGATGAAGGAG CTGGAGGCGGCCAAGAAGGCCTATCATCTGGCTTGCAAAGAGGAGAAGCTGGCCATGACTCGGGAGATGAACAGTAAGACGGAGCAGTCGGTCACCCCTGAGCAGCAGAAGAAACTTCTGGACAAAGTGGACAAGTGCAGGCAGGACGTGCAGAAG ACTCAGGAGAAGTATGAGAAGGTGCTGGAGGATGTGGGCAAAACCACACCCCAGTACATGGAGGGCATGGAGCAGGTGTTTGAGCAGTGCCAGCAGTTTGAGGAGAAGCGCCTGGTCTTCCTCAAGGAAGTCCTGCTGGATATCAAACGGCACCTCAATCTAGCGGAGAACAGCAG CTACACCCACGTCTACCGAGAACTGGAGCAGGCCATCAGGGGCGCCGATGCCCAGGAGGACCTCAGGTGGTTCCGCAGCACCAGTGGCCCTGGAATGCCCATGAACTGGCCTCAGTTCGAG GAGTGGAACCCAGACCTCCCCCACACCACTGCCAAGAAGGAGAAACCACCTAAGAAGGCAGAGGGGGCCACACTGAGCAATGCCACAGGGGCTGTAGAGTCCACATCCCAGGCTGGGGACCGCGGCAG TGTTAGCAGCTATGACCGAGGTCAACCATACGCCGCCGAGTGGTCAGACGATGAGAGCGGGAACCCCTTCGGGGGCAATGAGGCCAATGGCGGCGCCAACCCCTTCGAGGATGACGCCAAAGGGGTACGTGTGCGGGCACTCTACGACTACGACGGCCAGGAACAGGACGAACTCAGCTTCAAGGCGG GAGACGAGCTCACCAAGCTGGGAGAAGAAGATGAGCAGGGCTGGTGCCGCGGGCGGCTTGACAGCGGGCAGCTGGGCCTCTATCCTGCCAACTACGTTGAGGCCATCTAG